Sequence from the Nocardia brasiliensis genome:
AGCGGAACCCGCACGGCAGTGGTGACTTTCGCGCGATCGAGATAGGTGCCGTTCGTCGAACCGAGATCTTCGACGTACCAATCGTCGCCGCGGGGAGACAGTCGCGCATGTCTGGTCGAAGCGTAGTCATCGGTGAGCACCAGCGTGGAATCGTCCGCACGCCCGATCAGCACCGGTTGGGTGCCTAGCGAGATGCGGGTGCCGGCGAGTGAACCTTGAGTCACCACAAGAAATTTGGCGCCCTTCTGGCCCCGGCTGAAGGAGGGCAGCACCGCGGAACCGCGTGCGGCCCTGGGCTGGATCCGAATGCCGGATGCCGCGTAGATGTCGCTGCGCAAGGTGCGCAGCACCGCCCACACGAACAACCACAACAGCAGTAGGAACCCCGCACGGGTCAGTTGCAGGATCAGTCCCTGCACGGCGCTCCACCTCCTGTTCGACCGTGTATGTCGGTGCCGTAGGTGCGGTTCGACCACCCCCACCAGCATGCTGGTCTTGCCGACCCCGGTATCCGGTGCCGTGCGTGTGTTGGCAGCATCATAGGGCCGAAGGTCGATTTCGATCACGATACGACCGACGAATCCCTGATGGCCAAGTCGTGACCGGCATCGCGAGCTTACGGGATCAGACGATACGGATCAGGATCTCGGAGTGCCCGGCGCGGATGACATCACCGTCGGCGAGCTGCCAGTCCTGCACGGGGGAACCGTTGACGAGGGTGCCGTTGGTGGATCCCAGATCCGAGAGCATCGCGGTCGCGCCGTCCCAGCGAACCTCGATGTGCCTGCGCGAGACACCAGTGTCGGGCAGCCGGAAGTGTGCGTCCTGGCCGCGGCCGATGATGTTGCTGCCCTCCCGTAGCTGGTACGTGCGGCCGCTGCCGTCGTCGAGCTGCAGGGTCGCGGAGTAGCCCGAACCGGCCTGCGGCGCGGCGCCGTACGCCGGCGCGGCCGCGTAGCCCGGCTGCTGGCCGTAGCCCGGCTGCTGCGAGTACGCCTGGCCGTAACCGCCCTGGTCATCCTGACCGTAGGCGGCCGGCTCCGCGTAAGCCTGATCGCCGTAACCCGGCTCGGCGTAGCCCTGCTGGCCGTAACCCGGCTGGGCGTAGCCCTGACCTTGCTGGCCGTAGGCCGGATCGGCGTAGGCCTGATCGCCATAGCCTTGCTGGCCGTAACCCGGCTGACCGTAACCGGGTTCCTGGTAGCCCTGTTGGCCGTAGCCGGGCTCCTGGTAACCCGGCTGGCCGTAACCCGGCTCCTGGTAACCCGGCTGGCCGTAGGCGCGATCGGCATAGCCCTGCTGCTGGCCGTAGCCCGGCTCCTGATAGCCCGGCTGACCGTAGGCCTGACCGCCCTGCTGGTAGTCGTAGCCGTTCTGGTAGTCGCCATACCCCTGCTGCGCGTCCGGCGCCTGATAGTCGGCCGAACCATAGGGTGCCCCGCCACGACCGTAATCCTCGCGGTACGCGCCGTTCTGCGGACCGCCGCGACCGGCAGGCGGTGGGGCGTACCCGCGGTTGCGTGGATCGGACTCCGCGGGCTCACGGCTCGGGTCGTAGCCTGAGTTCTGCGTCATGGGGCCAGCTCCTGGTTGCGGGTTTTCAGGTCGTTGTGGCGGGGGTTCGGGGCTGTGAGCTGGTGTAGCTCGGCGACCGATGTCCGGGTCGACCCGGCCGCTTGCCCTGAACTGTCCGGTGTGCAGCGTAGGTGATGCCTCGAAAGCCACGTGTACTTCGCCGTAGGTCTGCCACCCTTGCTCGCGGATGTAATCCTGCAGATGCTTGGCGAACGCGCGGGTCGTGAGGTCGTGATCGGCATCCAGTTGCTGATGATCTGAGGAATTGATGGTGATCACATAGCTGTTGGGCGCCAACAGATGTCCGCCGCCGAGCTCCTGGACATGATCGGCCGCCTCCTGTTGCAGGGCCGCCTCCACCTCCTGTGGCACGACATTGCCGCCGAACACCCGAGCGAACACATCACCGACGGCACCCTGCAGGCGACGCTCGAACCGTGAAACGATGCCCATCTCGGCCTCCCTTCGGTGAGCGTCAGTTCTTCGGATCCGTAACAACGACACGCGGATATGGCGTGTCGTGTATCGAGCACGTTCATTGCATGATATCCACGATCGTCCACACCTGTAACTCTTGGCGCGGCCAGCGGGTTCCCTGGCTTGTCGAGCCCCCGCGTCACGGGCCCACAGACGCGATTTCGTGTCTGCGCGCACCGCGTGATACTGTCTCGGAGTCGCTCGGGCGAGTGGCGGAATGGCAGACGCGCTGGCTTCAGGTGCCAGTGTCCTTCGGGACGTGGGGGTTCAAGTCCCCCTTCGCCCACCACATAAGCGCAGGTCAGGGCTGAGATCGATGATCTTGGCCCTGTCTGCGTACACACTCCGGTACACAACGGATCTGAGGGGATTCGGCGTCGCGACCGCGAAGGAACGCGACCATGGCTGCACGCCGCACCCGAATCGCCCCTACTCCACAGGGGCCGACCCCCACCCCGCACACCAGCGCCGCGGGTATCACCACTTGGAAAGTGCGCTACCGCATTCCGCGCGGCGGCCGGACCGTCGCGACCTCCCGGACGTTCGAGAACCTCACTCGCGCCGCGTGGTTCGCCCGCCTGCTGGTCAATCCCGGCCCGGCCGAGGCCGAGGCGATCCTCGAGGCGATGCTCGCCGCCGAGGCCGCGGGCATCCACTTCGTGCTACTGCGGGACCATCTGCACAGCTACGTCGACGGCCTGACCGGTATCGAGGCAGAGACCCGCCGCAAGTACCGGCGATTCATCGATCGCGACATCGTGCCGTTCTTCGGTCACGCCCTGCCCGTCGACGCGCTCACCCCGGCCATGGACGCCGCGTGGGTCGTCCACCTCGAACAAGAAATCGGCAACAGCGCCAAGACCATTCACAACAAGCACGGGTTCCTGTGCGCGGCGATGGGTGCCGCCGCGCGCCAGCGCCCGACATCGCTGATCGCCTACAACCCGTGCAGCGACACGACCTTGCCGCCGGTCTACCCGGCCGCGCTGGACGCGTTCAACGACGAGGAGTATGAGTTCCTCGAACATCTGCTCGCCCCGTTCTGGCGGCCGATGTTCGAGTTCGCCACCATGTCGATGGCCCGGCCCGGTGAGTACGGCGCGCTGCGCGTCGGCGACATCGACCCCGACACCGGCGCGGTCACCATCGAACGCGCATGGAAGTGGGCCAACGGCAAATTGAAGATCGGCAAACCGAAATCCGTGCGGGGCACCCGGACCACCTATGTGCCCCTCGAGACCGTCGGCCGCCTCGATCTGGATCGCCCGTTGACCGAGCCTCTGTTCCTCACGCCCAATGGCAAGGAAGTCACCGCGGTCCGGTTCTACCAGCAGGGCTGGGCACCAGCCATCGCGCGGTTGCTCGCGCTCCGCAACGGCGACCGGAGCCTGTTCACCGGCCGCGCCGGGTGGGAGGGCGAGTCGTTCGATGTGCTGCTCGCCCGCTACGGCCATCTCATCGAGCGCATGATGCTCAAGCGGCTCACGCCCTACTGCACCCGCCACACCGGCATCTCGTGGCGACTCCAAGACGGCGAGCCCATCTGGGTGGTGTCCCGCGACGCCGGGCACGAATCCATCGTGACCACCGATAAGCGCTATGGGCACATCTCCGCGGCGGCAAGCGCTGCCGCCGCACAGACCGTCGCAGGCCGGTTGCCCCGGCTACGCGCTGAGCTCGTCGACCTCGAGCAGGCGCGCCGCCGCCGCATGGTCCGTCTCGGCGAACTCGGCGAGGTCTGCGCCGTCGCAGGAGGGTTCGAGGCAATCTGGATGAACGCCGAGGGGGAGGTGCAATCGGCTGTCTTCGCCGACTATGCCGCTGCCGTCGACCACGTCGCCCAGAACGAGGCAGGCGACCGGCTCGCCGTGGCCGCCTGAATTGAATTTCCTTACACCGGTGAAACGAAACGAAACCCGATGACTGCCAACAAGGTATGCCCGTTCCCCCTCACCGCCGATCGTGCGTGCGGCCGGACCGTCGTCCAACGGTCCGGCCCCGGCCGCCCCCGCATCTACTGCGATGACCCGAAACACAATGCCGTCGCCCGTCTGCGCGCGGACGAACGGTTCCGTGCTCGCGCGCAGCACGGCGACGCCGAAACGGCACGACCGGTCACCGAGCGAGTCTCGGCGCTCGGTGCCGCCCTCGACCGCCTCGGCAACCTCAAGGCTGAGCTGCGAGCCGAGCTGACTGACGCCGAAGAACTCGCCGCTGATCTCACCGATCTCGACCTCGTCGCCACGGAGTTGCGCGCCGTCGAGGCCGCTGCGGAGGCACGTGTCGCGCAGGCTCGTGCGGCCCAGGCCGCCGCTGAGCACGACGCAGCGCTCGCGCGCCGAGAACGCGACGCGGCCCACGAGCTGACCGAGATCGCACTAGATGCGGCCGAGGAGGCGATTGCGACGCGCGACGCCTCGGCCGAGACCGTGATCAGGATTCGGCAAGACTGTGATCAGCAGATCGCCCGCGTGACCGCGGTCGACGACGCAGCCCTCATCCGAGCGAACGCCGAACGCGAGCGACTGCGCGTCGTCGCCGATACCGCGTTAAATGAGCTGCGTGAGGAACTTTCGGCACAGCACGACGTCGTCGCTGTGCTGCGTGCCGAGCACGCCGCCGAACTCGCCACACTGCGGACAGAGCATCATCGGATTGTCGCGACCCTGACCACACACGCCGGGCTACCGGCACACGGCTGGCACCGGCGACGGCCGGGCTACAGGCGAACAGGCCGCCTAGCCCGACGCTAGGTGATTTCCTCCGAAACGTTGACGCTTCGGACGCACGGCTGTCAGGCTCGACCCATGGGGACGGAGTGGTTGTTAATCGAGTGCATCAGGGAAACGCCCACGGTAATGGCGGTGGGGCGCAAACCGTTGCCACTCAAGGATATTGACGCGGTACTGCGGGGTCCGCGGCGTAGTGCGGCCCGCCGCGCGGTCGCGCAGGTACGTGAGACGGGAGAGCGGTTCGAGGAGCGCTCCGAGACCAAGGGCGAGCACATCGTCGCCGAGCCGATCAAGAACGTCTTCGGCATGGTGCACGGCGTGCGGTTGTGGATCGGTGATCTCACCGAAGAGATCCCGGCGCCCAGCCGTAGCGGTGCCTGGGATTGGGACGAGGAGAAAATCACTACGTTGGCGACTGAGGAGATGCACGACATCTACGCGGTTCCCCGTGCGCAACGGCTCCCCGAGGTCGCGCGGATAAGCGGGTTGCGCCATGTCACCACCGCTGACGACAAATCCGCGGCGTTGGCGGCCTCGCTGTCCGCGGAGCTGCTCAACGATATGACTAAGACCTTCCAGACGACATGGCAGATCAAGCGCGACGACAACGTCCTGCGCGACATCAATTTCGTGGCACGTGGGGCGTACGTGGGCGGCGTGCCGTTCCTACACGGCATTACGCACGACATCACCCCCGGCGGCGTCGACGACAACGCGGTCGTGCCGCCGCTGACCTACGCCGAGGCGCTGATCGAGGGCGAGCTGCGCGGCAACGAGGAATGGCCGATTCTGGTAGACCTGCGCTCGCTCACCGGGTTCGAGTGGTTGCGTGAGCCAATGCCCGAGGTCGCCTGGGAGCGCACCGGCATTTCGAGCCGCGACCCTGCGCTGCACCCCGACGACATACCGGCCGCCCGCGACATCGCTCGCCGGTGCCGGCGTGACGGGCATTCCGGCGGCACGGTGCGGGTCCGCCGGATCGATGGCAGTTGGATGAGTGTCGATCTGACCGCGAAACTTGTGCTCCTGACCAGAGAATCGGAGACGAGTGCGGCACTGGTGAAGTTGCGGCGACCGCCCGCAGTGTGAGAACCCACGAGAATTCCCGAACTTTCTTCCGTTCAAACCTGATTCG
This genomic interval carries:
- a CDS encoding tyrosine-type recombinase/integrase, with product MAARRTRIAPTPQGPTPTPHTSAAGITTWKVRYRIPRGGRTVATSRTFENLTRAAWFARLLVNPGPAEAEAILEAMLAAEAAGIHFVLLRDHLHSYVDGLTGIEAETRRKYRRFIDRDIVPFFGHALPVDALTPAMDAAWVVHLEQEIGNSAKTIHNKHGFLCAAMGAAARQRPTSLIAYNPCSDTTLPPVYPAALDAFNDEEYEFLEHLLAPFWRPMFEFATMSMARPGEYGALRVGDIDPDTGAVTIERAWKWANGKLKIGKPKSVRGTRTTYVPLETVGRLDLDRPLTEPLFLTPNGKEVTAVRFYQQGWAPAIARLLALRNGDRSLFTGRAGWEGESFDVLLARYGHLIERMMLKRLTPYCTRHTGISWRLQDGEPIWVVSRDAGHESIVTTDKRYGHISAAASAAAAQTVAGRLPRLRAELVDLEQARRRRMVRLGELGEVCAVAGGFEAIWMNAEGEVQSAVFADYAAAVDHVAQNEAGDRLAVAA
- a CDS encoding DUF3662 and FHA domain-containing protein; its protein translation is MGIVSRFERRLQGAVGDVFARVFGGNVVPQEVEAALQQEAADHVQELGGGHLLAPNSYVITINSSDHQQLDADHDLTTRAFAKHLQDYIREQGWQTYGEVHVAFEASPTLHTGQFRASGRVDPDIGRRATPAHSPEPPPQRPENPQPGAGPMTQNSGYDPSREPAESDPRNRGYAPPPAGRGGPQNGAYREDYGRGGAPYGSADYQAPDAQQGYGDYQNGYDYQQGGQAYGQPGYQEPGYGQQQGYADRAYGQPGYQEPGYGQPGYQEPGYGQQGYQEPGYGQPGYGQQGYGDQAYADPAYGQQGQGYAQPGYGQQGYAEPGYGDQAYAEPAAYGQDDQGGYGQAYSQQPGYGQQPGYAAAPAYGAAPQAGSGYSATLQLDDGSGRTYQLREGSNIIGRGQDAHFRLPDTGVSRRHIEVRWDGATAMLSDLGSTNGTLVNGSPVQDWQLADGDVIRAGHSEILIRIV
- a CDS encoding FHA domain-containing protein FhaB/FipA codes for the protein MQGLILQLTRAGFLLLLWLFVWAVLRTLRSDIYAASGIRIQPRAARGSAVLPSFSRGQKGAKFLVVTQGSLAGTRISLGTQPVLIGRADDSTLVLTDDYASTRHARLSPRGDDWYVEDLGSTNGTYLDRAKVTTAVRVPLGTPVRVGKTVIELRS
- a CDS encoding GAF domain-containing protein, producing the protein MGTEWLLIECIRETPTVMAVGRKPLPLKDIDAVLRGPRRSAARRAVAQVRETGERFEERSETKGEHIVAEPIKNVFGMVHGVRLWIGDLTEEIPAPSRSGAWDWDEEKITTLATEEMHDIYAVPRAQRLPEVARISGLRHVTTADDKSAALAASLSAELLNDMTKTFQTTWQIKRDDNVLRDINFVARGAYVGGVPFLHGITHDITPGGVDDNAVVPPLTYAEALIEGELRGNEEWPILVDLRSLTGFEWLREPMPEVAWERTGISSRDPALHPDDIPAARDIARRCRRDGHSGGTVRVRRIDGSWMSVDLTAKLVLLTRESETSAALVKLRRPPAV